The Deltaproteobacteria bacterium genome includes the window TGAACATGTCACCTTGCCCAACGAGGTGGTGGGTCTGATCCTGGCCGGGAAGTCCACCGTGCGGGCATGGCGTGAGCACCTTGGACTGACTCAATCCGTGGTGGCCGAACGCATGGGCATCTCGCAGTCCGCCTATGCCCAGATGGAGGCCCCGGACGCGCGCCCAAGGCCGTCCACCTTGCGCCGCATTGCCGACGCCATGGGGATTGAATGGGAACAGATGGAGTGACGCCATGAACCAAGACGACGAGGATTTGAGGGGGAAGCCCTCACCGAATCCGAAGGGCGAGCCATCGCCCGCTTCAAATCGTTTGACGCCTTCCGAACTCGAATCTCTGGACAGGGCCGTGCGCTCTTTTCAAGAGTCAACCAAGAAGCTCTTCCCGCACATCAAGTTCGTCTAGCCGCCATGGGCAGTTTTCGGCGCTCATAGCCAGGGGCAAATAAAGACGCCCGCCGCC containing:
- a CDS encoding XRE family transcriptional regulator — encoded protein: MSTSTSSEHQVIRADGVPVAVVVPYDDYLRMTAKGDEHVTLPNEVVGLILAGKSTVRAWREHLGLTQSVVAERMGISQSAYAQMEAPDARPRPSTLRRIADAMGIEWEQME